The genomic region GCAGTTTATCAACCGCAATCGGTGAGCGATAGCCACACATGAGCGAACGAGAGACATGGAGCACACGGGCGGGGTTCATCCTCGCTGCGGTCGGCAGTGCAGTCGGCCTGGGGAACATCTGGCAGTTCCCGTTCCAGGCTGCGAGTAACGGCGGTGCGGCGTTCGTGGTGGTCTACCTGGCCGCCGTCATGCTGATCGGCTTCCCGGCGATGCTGGCGGAGTTCGTCGTCGGTCGCAGCACCGAGCGCAATCCCATCGACGCCTTCCGCGACCTCGGCGGTAATTCGTGGTCGCTCGTAGGCGCGCTCGGGGTGTTCGCCGCGTTCTGGATCCTGTCGTTCTACAGCGTCGTCGGGGGCTGGGTCATACGGTACATCCTCGGCAGCGCCCAGGGCGCGTACTTCGCGGACCCGAGCGGCTACTTCGGCGCCATCTCTAGCGGCCCGGCCGCCCTCGCGCTGCACGCCGTCTTCATGGCGCTGGTCGTCGGCGTCGTCGCGCTGGGCGTCGAGGACGGTATCGAGATGGGGACCAAGCTGATGGTCCCGGCTATCGTCGTCCTGCTGCTCGGCCTCGGTGCCTGGGTCGCGACCCTCGACGGGGCCGCGGCCGGCTACGCCTACTACCTCTCGCCGGACCTGAACACCCTGACCGAGAACCTCGGGAGCGTCCTCCCGGCGGCCGTCGGGCAGGCCTTCTTCACCCTCTCGCTCGGGATGGGCGCGATGGTCACCTACGCCTCCTACCTGAGCGACGAC from Haloarchaeobius sp. HME9146 harbors:
- a CDS encoding sodium-dependent transporter, producing the protein MSERETWSTRAGFILAAVGSAVGLGNIWQFPFQAASNGGAAFVVVYLAAVMLIGFPAMLAEFVVGRSTERNPIDAFRDLGGNSWSLVGALGVFAAFWILSFYSVVGGWVIRYILGSAQGAYFADPSGYFGAISSGPAALALHAVFMALVVGVVALGVEDGIEMGTKLMVPAIVVLLLGLGAWVATLDGAAAGYAYYLSPDLNTLTENLGSVLPAAVGQAFFTLSLGMGAMVTYASYLSDDDSLPVDGSLIVALNTLVGLLAGLVVIPILATQVSVEAIRQTSGAGAVFISLAEAFGQLPAGRVLGVVFFGVLLLAALSSAISLLEVVVSFVTRNTGWDRKPAAAAFGLAVFLLGIPTAFSASLTFAGTGALTWYNDLAYNLLLPVSVLGVLVFVGWIRDEHAAQEVTRGTDLGDSAAGRWIWAMRTVVSLAVVVTLFLGVQGLLVQANVLAEPIIAL